In the genome of Bryobacteraceae bacterium, one region contains:
- a CDS encoding cell division protein ZapB — protein sequence MDADTLALLEEKIQRAIETVAQLRKERDAALATAGGLNAAETRIAELTKELDDVRAERDSLKAERESVKDRLQKLLGHIDRLNAGS from the coding sequence ATGGACGCCGATACCCTGGCTCTGCTCGAGGAGAAAATCCAGCGGGCGATCGAGACGGTGGCGCAGCTCCGCAAGGAGCGCGACGCGGCACTGGCCACGGCCGGCGGCCTCAACGCCGCCGAGACCCGGATCGCTGAGTTGACCAAGGAACTGGACGATGTCCGCGCTGAGCGCGACTCGTTGAAAGCGGAGCGGGAGTCCGTGAAAGACCGGCTCCAGAAGCTCCTGGGCCACATCGATCGCCTGAACGCCGGCTCCTGA
- a CDS encoding cell division protein ZapA, which yields METESGERKQVRVTILNQSFTLVTQGDPNEMIDLANHVDDLMNTIARKSPNLDSTRVAVFACLQLADQLRSRAAEMDSRVRQLGSLLDDALGAEDAALPE from the coding sequence ATGGAAACCGAATCGGGCGAACGGAAGCAAGTCCGCGTCACGATCCTCAACCAAAGCTTCACGCTGGTGACGCAGGGCGATCCGAACGAGATGATCGACCTCGCCAATCACGTGGACGATCTCATGAACACGATCGCCAGGAAGTCGCCGAACCTCGATTCGACTCGCGTGGCCGTCTTCGCTTGTCTGCAACTGGCGGATCAATTGCGGAGCCGGGCAGCGGAGATGGATTCGAGAGTGCGCCAGTTGGGTTCGCTGCTTGACGACGCTCTCGGCGCTGAAGACGCAGCCTTGCCCGAATAG